From a single Anoplolepis gracilipes chromosome 3, ASM4749672v1, whole genome shotgun sequence genomic region:
- the LOC140663954 gene encoding diacylglycerol kinase epsilon-like isoform X1, giving the protein MWDEDLNVVVLPTLSILIFFVLTMYFFRYLINSYIQLDLISSHIQIRDITKEHNWKPMSEITKAVKSGYVILPDIEANYCSICEALLWNLGFFCDSCGVCADRGCLKLANKQLKCKAITSNNDQPMKHHWVKGNLPTDAMCYICKEECEESEPDLWDWWCCWCQRCVHEDCKPALSEICDFGKFKLMIIPPGSLEVINRRSTMKRRLHIRSIIPPNWLDWNPIIVVGNTKSGNNDGSQILSLFRRLLNPAQIMDLAERDPVAALEWCRLLGKTPATILVAGGDGTIAWLLNTIHKLELKPVPSVAIIPLGTGNDLSRVLGWGEEHDWNPERILEKVQRAEKVMLDRWSVIIKPYGGLGLRGSYRTLFMYNYISVGVDAQVTLNFHRTRESRFYLFSHKIFNKLLYLCFGTQQVVERECKDLDKHLEVYLDDKRVKLPSIESVVILNIPSWAAGVDLWKMGAEDDESSGIQSINDGKLEVVALYSSFHMAQLQVGLSKPYRIGQASTVKIKLLRSCAMQVDGEPWYQHPCEFNITYCNQASMLMRDNF; this is encoded by the exons atgtgGGACGAAGACTTGAATGTTGTTGTTCTACCTACATTGTCCATACTgattttctttgtattaaCGATGTATTTCTTCCGATATCTCATAAATAGTTATATCCAGTTAGACCTAATAAGTAGTCATATTCAGATTAGAGATATTACAAAGGAACATAATTGGAAGCCAATGAGTGAAATAACCAAG GCAGTGAAATCCGGGTACGTGATTCTCCCAGATATAGAAGCGAATTATTGTAGTATTTGTGAGGCTCTATTATGGAATCTTGGTTTTTTTTGTGATTCTTGTGGTGTGTGTGCGGATCGAGGTTGCCTAAAGCTTGCCAATAAACAGCTAAAATGCAAAGCGATAACTTCTAATAATGACCAACCAATGAAACATCATTGGGTCAAAG GTAATTTACCAACTGATGCCATGTGTTATATCTGTAAAGAAGAGTGTGAAGAGTCCGAACCCGACCTCTGGGACTGGTGGTGTTGTTGGTGTCAGAGATGTGTTCATGAAGATTGTAAACCTGCCCTTTCtgaa ATATGTGATTTCGGAAAGttcaaattaatgattattccACCAGGAAGTTTGGAGGTGATAAATCGACGTAGCACAATGAAACGCAGGTTACATATTCGTTCTATTATACCACCGAATTGGCTTGATTGGAATCCAATCATCGTTGTAg GAAATACAAAATCTGGGAACAACGATGGTAGccaaattttatctttgttcAGAAGATTGTTAAACCCCGCGCAGATCATGGATTTAGCTGAGCGCGATCCGGTCGCTGCTCTCGAATGGTGTCGTTTGTTAGGAAAAACCCCAGCTACTATACTTGTAGCCGGTGGTGATGGAACCATCGCCTGGTTACTGAATACTATTCATAAACTTGAGTTgaaa CCTGTTCCGTCTGTAGCAATAATTCCCTTGGGGACAGGCAATGATTTATCTAGAGTATTAGGATGGGGAGAGGAACACGATTGGAATCCAGAAAGGATCCTGGAGAAGGTACAAAGAGCAGAGAAAGTAATGCTTGAtag ATGGTCCGTGATAATAAAACCATATGGCGGCCTAGGATTAAGAGGTTCGTATCGAACCttatttatgtacaattaCATAAGTGTGGGTGTCGACGCACAAGTTACTTTGAATTTTCATCGCACAAGAGAGAGCCGATTTTATCTCTTCAGTCATAAGATATTTAACAaa TTGTTGTATTTGTGTTTTGGCACACAACAAGTCGTCGAAAGAGAATGCAAAGATCTTGATAAACATTTGGAAGTCTATTTGGACGATAAGAGGGTAAAATTACCTTCCATTGAAAGCGTAGTAATACTTAACATTCCCTCTTGGGCAGCTGGTGTCGATTTATGGAAAATGGGAGCAGAAG acGACGAAAGTTCAGGAATACAAAGTATCAACGATGGCAAGTTAGAAGTAGTGGCTCTTTATTCTTCATTCCACATGGCCCAGCTACAAGTAGGTTTATCGAAACCGTACAGGATCGGTCAAGCTAGTACAGTGAAg ataaaattattgcgaTCATGCGCCATGCAAGTGGATGGTGAGCCTTGGTATCAGCATCCTTGTGAATTCAATATAACATACTGCAATCAGGCATCTATGTTGATGAgggataatttttaa
- the LOC140663954 gene encoding diacylglycerol kinase epsilon-like isoform X3, translating to MWDEDLNVVVLPTLSILIFFVLTMYFFRYLINSYIQLDLISSHIQIRDITKEHNWKPMSEITKICDFGKFKLMIIPPGSLEVINRRSTMKRRLHIRSIIPPNWLDWNPIIVVGNTKSGNNDGSQILSLFRRLLNPAQIMDLAERDPVAALEWCRLLGKTPATILVAGGDGTIAWLLNTIHKLELKPVPSVAIIPLGTGNDLSRVLGWGEEHDWNPERILEKVQRAEKVMLDRWSVIIKPYGGLGLRGSYRTLFMYNYISVGVDAQVTLNFHRTRESRFYLFSHKIFNKLLYLCFGTQQVVERECKDLDKHLEVYLDDKRVKLPSIESVVILNIPSWAAGVDLWKMGAEDDESSGIQSINDGKLEVVALYSSFHMAQLQVGLSKPYRIGQASTVKIKLLRSCAMQVDGEPWYQHPCEFNITYCNQASMLMRDNF from the exons atgtgGGACGAAGACTTGAATGTTGTTGTTCTACCTACATTGTCCATACTgattttctttgtattaaCGATGTATTTCTTCCGATATCTCATAAATAGTTATATCCAGTTAGACCTAATAAGTAGTCATATTCAGATTAGAGATATTACAAAGGAACATAATTGGAAGCCAATGAGTGAAATAACCAAG ATATGTGATTTCGGAAAGttcaaattaatgattattccACCAGGAAGTTTGGAGGTGATAAATCGACGTAGCACAATGAAACGCAGGTTACATATTCGTTCTATTATACCACCGAATTGGCTTGATTGGAATCCAATCATCGTTGTAg GAAATACAAAATCTGGGAACAACGATGGTAGccaaattttatctttgttcAGAAGATTGTTAAACCCCGCGCAGATCATGGATTTAGCTGAGCGCGATCCGGTCGCTGCTCTCGAATGGTGTCGTTTGTTAGGAAAAACCCCAGCTACTATACTTGTAGCCGGTGGTGATGGAACCATCGCCTGGTTACTGAATACTATTCATAAACTTGAGTTgaaa CCTGTTCCGTCTGTAGCAATAATTCCCTTGGGGACAGGCAATGATTTATCTAGAGTATTAGGATGGGGAGAGGAACACGATTGGAATCCAGAAAGGATCCTGGAGAAGGTACAAAGAGCAGAGAAAGTAATGCTTGAtag ATGGTCCGTGATAATAAAACCATATGGCGGCCTAGGATTAAGAGGTTCGTATCGAACCttatttatgtacaattaCATAAGTGTGGGTGTCGACGCACAAGTTACTTTGAATTTTCATCGCACAAGAGAGAGCCGATTTTATCTCTTCAGTCATAAGATATTTAACAaa TTGTTGTATTTGTGTTTTGGCACACAACAAGTCGTCGAAAGAGAATGCAAAGATCTTGATAAACATTTGGAAGTCTATTTGGACGATAAGAGGGTAAAATTACCTTCCATTGAAAGCGTAGTAATACTTAACATTCCCTCTTGGGCAGCTGGTGTCGATTTATGGAAAATGGGAGCAGAAG acGACGAAAGTTCAGGAATACAAAGTATCAACGATGGCAAGTTAGAAGTAGTGGCTCTTTATTCTTCATTCCACATGGCCCAGCTACAAGTAGGTTTATCGAAACCGTACAGGATCGGTCAAGCTAGTACAGTGAAg ataaaattattgcgaTCATGCGCCATGCAAGTGGATGGTGAGCCTTGGTATCAGCATCCTTGTGAATTCAATATAACATACTGCAATCAGGCATCTATGTTGATGAgggataatttttaa
- the LOC140664055 gene encoding ATP-binding cassette sub-family B member 6-like: MIAKTMKYCPPNITFNDIWIDHGVSKCFMDTISIAIISLYLIIFGSIQLWIYHKYGTDADERILPRSKFYNLQKFSLYFVPFLSILRIILQATVLDNRMVYGYMIFSIVLTVIVYPYSIYMLKVERHKLLPSVPPHGHGLVLLGFWTLAFVAENLVFVNIGKLEWWFHLNSLTDQIEMALFVLRYVSNLLIFALGLRAPGIAGNFDSDYRTLNDGSTTQSRYYHRRPDDNVSTWVNLWYKIKVLAPFIWPKSDLLLQLRVIFCFMLLLAGRLINLYVPIYNKKIVDSVIIEPVKFRWDIVLLYVLFKFLQGGGTGGMGLLNNLRSFLWIRIQQYTTREVEVELFRHLHGLSLRWHLGRKTGEVLRVMDRGTDSIDNLLNYILFSIVPTIIDIIVAVVFFISAFNKWFGLIVFTTMILYIVATILVTEWRTKFQRRMNLADNAQKARSVDSLLNFETVKYYTAETYEVESYKNAILDFQVQEWKSIITLNILNTLQNIIVCGGLLSGSLLCLHMVVFHQGLTVGDYVLFASYIIQLYVPLNWFGTYYRAIQKNFVDMENMFELLREEQEVIDAPGAGLLNVKRGQVEFSNVSFGYTPEKLVLRNISFTVPAGKTVALVGPSGAGKSTVMRLLFRFYDVEQGAILIDGQNLKTVKQKSLRSAIGVVPQDTVLFNNTIRYNIQYGCIDAPEADIIAAAKYADIHERILTFPNGYETQVGERGLRLSGGEKQRIAIARTILKAPKIVLLDEATSALDTQAERNIQAALNRVCAGRTTIVIAHRLSTIIHADEILVLKDGEIVERGKHEELISYDGIYHAMWPVQLENNQENGKNEEGSSIHEKHVTS; encoded by the exons ATGATTGCaaaaacaatgaaatattgtCCGCCGAACATAACTTTCAACGACATTTGGATAGATCATGGTGTATCCAAGTGTTTCATGGACACTATCAGCATTgctataatatctttatatttaattatatttggttCCATCCAATTGTGGATATACCACAAATATGGAACGGATGCTGATGAACGTATATTGCCAAgaagcaaattttataatttgcaaaaattttcctTATATTTTGTTCCCTTCCTGAGTATACTGAGGATAATTTTACAAGCTACAGTCTTGGATAATAGAATGGTATATGGATATATG ATATTTTCAATAGTATTGACAGTAATTGTTTATCCATATTccatttatatgttaaaagttGAAAGACATAAACTGTTACCAAGTGTACCGCCGCATGGCCATGGATTGGTGCTACTAGGTTTTTGGACCTTAGCATTTGTTGCTGAAAATCTTGTTTTTGTCAACATTGGAAAGCTAGAATGGTGGTTTCACTTAAATTC TTTAACAGACCAGATTGAAATGGCTTTATTTGTTTTGCGTTATGTTAGTAATCTATTAATCTTTGCTCTTGGTCTACGAGCACCTGGCATTGCTGGTAACTTTGATTCTGATTATCGTACACTTAATGATGGCTCGACCACGCAATCCCGATATTATCACAGA AGACCAGATGATAATGTTTCCACATGGGTAAATCTGTGGTACAAGATTAAAGTCTTGGCACCATTTATATGGCCAAAATCAGACTTGTTACTTCAGTTGAGAGTGATATTTTGCTTTATGTTATTGCTAGCTGGACGTTTGATAAATCTTTATGTACCaatctacaataaaaaaattgtggatAGTGTTATAATTGAACCTGTAAAATTTAG ATGGGACATAgtattgttatatgtattgttCAAATTTTTGCAAGGTGGTGGTACAGGAGGTATGGGtctattgaataatttaagatcTTTTCTTTGGATTCGCATTCAACAATACACTACTCGTGAAGTAGAGGTGGAACTATTTAG GCATTTACATGGGTTAAGCTTACGATGGCATCTCGGAAGAAAGACTGGTGAAGTATTGAGAGTCATGGATCGTGGCACAGACTCGATCGATAATCTgctgaattatattcttttttcgatAGTACCAactattattgatattatcgtCGCTGTCGTATTTTTCATTAGTGCATTTAATAAATGGTTTGGTCTCATCGTTTTTACGACTATGATTCTCTATATTG TTGCCACGATTCTAGTCACAGAATGGCGTACGAAGTTCCAGAGACGTATGAATTTGGCTGATAATGCTCAAAAAGCACGTAGCGTTGACAGTTTACTTAATTTTGaaacagtaaaatattacactgCTGAAACGTATGAAGTAGAAAgctataaaaatgcaattttagaCTTCCAAGTGCAGGAATGGAAATCGATTATTACACTGAATATCTTGAATACTTTGCAAAACATTATTGTCTGTGGTGGTTTACTATCTGGGTCGTTGCTATGTTTACATATG GTTGTTTTCCATCAAGGCTTAACGGTCGGCGATTATGTTTTATTCGCTAGTTACATAATACAACTTTATGTACCATTAAATTGGTTTGGGACATATTACag GgctattcaaaaaaatttcgtCGATATGGAAAATATGTTCGAACTGCTCAGAGAAGAACAAGAAGTAATAGACGCACCAGGAGCCGGACTGTTGAATGTTAAGCGTGGACAAGTGGAATTCTCAAATGTATCGTTCGGCTATACTCCCGAGAAACTCGTACTCAGAAACATTAGCTTTACCGTACCTGCGGGAAAAACGGTCGCGCTTGTTGGTCCATCCGGTGCTGGAAAAAGTACCGTGATGCGATTACTATTTCGCTTCTATGATGTAGAACAAGGTGCGATATTAATCGACGGACAAAATTTGAAGACTGTTAAACAGAAATCTCTCAGAAGTGCCATAG GTGTTGTACCACAAGATACAGTCTTATTTAACAACACTATAAGATACAATATCCAGTATGGTTGTATTGATGCACCAGAGGCAGATATAATCGCTGCTGCAAAGTACGCAGATATCCACGAAAGAATTCTCACGTTTCCAAATGGTTACGAGACACAG GTCGGCGAAAGAGGGCTTAGACTCAGTGGTGGCGAAAAACAACGTATCGCAATTGCACGGACAATATTGAAAGCGCCGAAAATAGTGCTACTGGACGAAGCTACAAGTGCTCTAGACACACAGGCAGAGCGTAATATACAGGCGGCATTAAATAGAGTATGCGCCGGACGAACTACTATTGTTATAGCGCACAGATTATCTACGATAATTCATGCGGACGAGATCCTCGTCCTTAAAGACGGCGAAATTGTCGAAAGAGGTAAACatgaagaattaatttcatatgatGGTATTTACCATGCAATGTGGCCAGTGCAGCTTGAAAATAATCAGGAGAATGGAAAGAATGAGGAAGGTTCTTCCATACATGAAAAACATGTGACAtcctaa
- the LOC140663955 gene encoding 26S proteasome non-ATPase regulatory subunit 12-like, which yields MADAAMDNSGRLMKMEVDYSSTCDTKISECKKLASEGKLHDALDQLLALEKLTRTGADMASTSRLLVAIVEICLEAKNWSALNEHIILLSKRRSQLKQAVTKMVQECCTYVDKMPNKETMVKLIETLRSVTEGKIYVEVERARLTHRLAKIKEAEGDIASAATVMLELQVETYGSMSRREKASLILEQMRLCLAKQDFMRTQIIAKKINVKFFTDENDEETQALKLKYYDLMMELARHEGWHLELCRHNRAVLETPAIQNDSEKRHTALSRAVLYLVLAPHEPEQADLTHRLLADKLLDEIPTYKELLRLFVNPELIKWSGLCEIYEKDLRSTEVFSSSTEEGRKRWADLRNRVVEHNIRIMAKYYTKITLTRMAELLDLPTEETEACLCNLVETGVISARTDRPAGVVRFTGTQEPAALLDTWAASLSKLMGLVNHTTHLIHQEEMLAVAQS from the exons ATGGCAGATGCAGCAATGGACAATTCTGGAAGACTTATGAAGATGGAGGTAGATTACAGCAGTACTTGTGACACAAAAATATCAGAATGCAAGAAGCTTGCTTCTGAAGGAAAGCTACACGATGCTTTAGATCAATTGTTAGCTTTAGAGAAACTTACTAGAACT GGTGCTGATATGGCGTCAACATCGAGACTTCTTGTAGCGATAGTTGAAATTTGCTTAGAAGCAAAGAATTGGTCAGCACTTAATGAACATATAATCTTACTGTCAAAGAGACGCTCTCAACTTAAACAGGCTGTTACAAAGATGGTACAAGAATGTTGTACTTATGTAGACAAAATGCCTAATAAAGAAACTATGGTAAAATTGATTGAAACTCTTCGTTCGGTCACAGAAGGaaag ATATATGTAGAAGTGGAAAGAGCAAGGCTCACTCATCGTTTAGccaaaataaaagaagcagAAGGAGACATTGCAAGCGCTGCAACTGTAATGCTTGAATTACAG GTGGAAACATATGGCAGTATGTCACGTCGGGAGAAAGCTTCCCTTATCTTGGAACAGATGAGACTTTGTCTGGCAAAACAAGATTTTATGAGAACACAAATCATAGcgaagaaaattaatgttaaattcttCACCGATGAGAATGACGAGGAGACGCAagctttgaaattaaaatattacga TTTGATGATGGAGCTGGCTCGTCACGAAGGTTGGCATTTGGAATTGTGTCGACACAATCGAGCAGTATTGGAAACACCAGCGATTCAAAACGATTCGGAGAAAAGACATACCGCACTTTCACGAGCGGTTCTCTATCTTGTACTTGCTCCGCATGAGCCTGAGCAGGCTGATTTAACTCATAGATTGCTCGCCGACAAACTCCTCGACGAAATACCTACATACAA AGAACTATTACGTTTATTTGTAAATCCTGAATTGATAAAATGGTCAGGATTATGCGAAATTTACGAGAAAGATCTCAGATCAACTGAAGTCTTCTCTTCTTCAACCGAAGAAGGACGCAAACGATGGGCAGACTTACGGAATCGTGTTGTAGAACAT aatattaGAATTATGGCCAAATATTATACCAAGATTACATTAACTCGCATGGCTGAATTACTTGACCTCCCAACAGAAGAAACAGAAGCATGTCTTTGCAATTTAGTAGAAACTGGAGTGATCAGTGCACGTACGGATCGTCCAGCTGGCGTAGTACGTTTTACTGGTACGCAGGAACCAGCCGCTCTCTTAGATACATGGGCTGCATCATTATCAAAACTAATGGGCCTTGTGAATCATACCACACACTTAATTCATCAAGAAGAAATGTTAGCTGTCGCACAATCTTAA
- the LOC140663954 gene encoding diacylglycerol kinase epsilon-like isoform X2: MMKSDHQAVKSGYVILPDIEANYCSICEALLWNLGFFCDSCGVCADRGCLKLANKQLKCKAITSNNDQPMKHHWVKGNLPTDAMCYICKEECEESEPDLWDWWCCWCQRCVHEDCKPALSEICDFGKFKLMIIPPGSLEVINRRSTMKRRLHIRSIIPPNWLDWNPIIVVGNTKSGNNDGSQILSLFRRLLNPAQIMDLAERDPVAALEWCRLLGKTPATILVAGGDGTIAWLLNTIHKLELKPVPSVAIIPLGTGNDLSRVLGWGEEHDWNPERILEKVQRAEKVMLDRWSVIIKPYGGLGLRGSYRTLFMYNYISVGVDAQVTLNFHRTRESRFYLFSHKIFNKLLYLCFGTQQVVERECKDLDKHLEVYLDDKRVKLPSIESVVILNIPSWAAGVDLWKMGAEDDESSGIQSINDGKLEVVALYSSFHMAQLQVGLSKPYRIGQASTVKIKLLRSCAMQVDGEPWYQHPCEFNITYCNQASMLMRDNF, encoded by the exons ATGATGAAATCTGATCATCAGGCAGTGAAATCCGGGTACGTGATTCTCCCAGATATAGAAGCGAATTATTGTAGTATTTGTGAGGCTCTATTATGGAATCTTGGTTTTTTTTGTGATTCTTGTGGTGTGTGTGCGGATCGAGGTTGCCTAAAGCTTGCCAATAAACAGCTAAAATGCAAAGCGATAACTTCTAATAATGACCAACCAATGAAACATCATTGGGTCAAAG GTAATTTACCAACTGATGCCATGTGTTATATCTGTAAAGAAGAGTGTGAAGAGTCCGAACCCGACCTCTGGGACTGGTGGTGTTGTTGGTGTCAGAGATGTGTTCATGAAGATTGTAAACCTGCCCTTTCtgaa ATATGTGATTTCGGAAAGttcaaattaatgattattccACCAGGAAGTTTGGAGGTGATAAATCGACGTAGCACAATGAAACGCAGGTTACATATTCGTTCTATTATACCACCGAATTGGCTTGATTGGAATCCAATCATCGTTGTAg GAAATACAAAATCTGGGAACAACGATGGTAGccaaattttatctttgttcAGAAGATTGTTAAACCCCGCGCAGATCATGGATTTAGCTGAGCGCGATCCGGTCGCTGCTCTCGAATGGTGTCGTTTGTTAGGAAAAACCCCAGCTACTATACTTGTAGCCGGTGGTGATGGAACCATCGCCTGGTTACTGAATACTATTCATAAACTTGAGTTgaaa CCTGTTCCGTCTGTAGCAATAATTCCCTTGGGGACAGGCAATGATTTATCTAGAGTATTAGGATGGGGAGAGGAACACGATTGGAATCCAGAAAGGATCCTGGAGAAGGTACAAAGAGCAGAGAAAGTAATGCTTGAtag ATGGTCCGTGATAATAAAACCATATGGCGGCCTAGGATTAAGAGGTTCGTATCGAACCttatttatgtacaattaCATAAGTGTGGGTGTCGACGCACAAGTTACTTTGAATTTTCATCGCACAAGAGAGAGCCGATTTTATCTCTTCAGTCATAAGATATTTAACAaa TTGTTGTATTTGTGTTTTGGCACACAACAAGTCGTCGAAAGAGAATGCAAAGATCTTGATAAACATTTGGAAGTCTATTTGGACGATAAGAGGGTAAAATTACCTTCCATTGAAAGCGTAGTAATACTTAACATTCCCTCTTGGGCAGCTGGTGTCGATTTATGGAAAATGGGAGCAGAAG acGACGAAAGTTCAGGAATACAAAGTATCAACGATGGCAAGTTAGAAGTAGTGGCTCTTTATTCTTCATTCCACATGGCCCAGCTACAAGTAGGTTTATCGAAACCGTACAGGATCGGTCAAGCTAGTACAGTGAAg ataaaattattgcgaTCATGCGCCATGCAAGTGGATGGTGAGCCTTGGTATCAGCATCCTTGTGAATTCAATATAACATACTGCAATCAGGCATCTATGTTGATGAgggataatttttaa